A genome region from Yoonia vestfoldensis includes the following:
- a CDS encoding MOSC domain-containing protein, with the protein MPALKKTQIIGEVVWLGLVPDREAALTSVAVPQAQLTYAGIPGEAHGGLTRLSCSRVTSQHPRGTEIRNVRQLCVMSAEELALIAADCGLDDLDPAYAGASLVLRGIPDFTHLPPSSRLQFPDGSVIVVDMENQPCHLPAKPINADHPGAGDRFKAAAKGRRGVTAWVEREGHVHVGDAVSLHLPGQRGWQP; encoded by the coding sequence ATGCCCGCATTGAAGAAGACGCAGATCATCGGTGAAGTCGTCTGGCTGGGTCTGGTGCCCGACCGCGAGGCGGCGCTGACCTCGGTCGCGGTGCCGCAGGCGCAGCTGACCTATGCCGGCATTCCCGGCGAGGCGCATGGCGGTTTGACCCGCCTGTCGTGTTCGCGCGTCACCAGCCAGCATCCGCGTGGCACCGAGATCCGCAACGTGCGCCAGCTTTGCGTCATGTCTGCCGAGGAATTGGCGCTGATCGCTGCTGATTGCGGGTTGGATGATCTTGATCCCGCCTATGCAGGCGCGTCGCTGGTGCTGCGCGGTATTCCCGATTTCACCCATCTGCCGCCTTCATCGCGTCTGCAATTTCCCGACGGATCGGTGATTGTCGTCGATATGGAAAACCAGCCCTGCCACTTGCCTGCCAAGCCGATCAACGCCGATCATCCGGGGGCAGGCGACCGTTTCAAGGCGGCGGCCAAGGGCAGGCGCGGCGTCACCGCCTGGGTCGAGCGCGAAGGCCATGTGCATGTGGGCGATGCGGTCTCGCTGCATCTGCCCGGCCAGCGCGGCTGGCAGCCCTGA
- a CDS encoding chorismate mutase, which translates to MKTPQECSDMADIRAEIDRIDAALVQILAERAAYIDRAAAIKAVAALPARITPRVEQVVSNVRDHAQAHGLSPDLVEMLWRQLIDWSIAREETRLGPDSDREDMR; encoded by the coding sequence GTGAAGACACCGCAAGAGTGCAGCGACATGGCCGATATCAGGGCCGAGATTGACCGGATCGATGCCGCTTTGGTGCAGATCTTGGCCGAACGCGCCGCCTATATCGACCGCGCGGCGGCGATCAAGGCTGTCGCCGCTCTGCCCGCCCGGATCACGCCTCGGGTGGAACAGGTGGTGTCCAATGTACGCGATCATGCGCAGGCCCATGGCCTGTCGCCTGATCTGGTGGAAATGCTTTGGCGGCAGCTGATCGACTGGTCGATTGCGCGCGAGGAAACCCGGCTGGGGCCGGATAGCGACAGGGAAGATATGCGATGA
- a CDS encoding formate--tetrahydrofolate ligase, producing MAVKSDIEIARAAHKRPIQEIGAKLGIQSDDLVPYGHDKAKVSQQLIDAVQDRPDGKLILVTAINPTPAGEGKTTTTVGLGDGLNAIGKKAMVCIREASLGPCFGMKGGAAGGGYAQVVPMEDMNLHFTGDFHAITSAHNLLAAMIDNHIYWGNALDIDIRRIVWRRVMDMNDRALRQITASLGGVANGYPREAGFDITVASEVMAILCLARNLADLQKRLGDIIVAYRRDKTPVYCRDLKADGAMTVLLKDALQPNLVQTLENNPAFVHGGPFANIAHGCNSVTATTTALKLADYVVTEAGFGADLGAEKFMNIKCRKAGIAPACVVVVATVRAMKMNGGVAKADLGLENVAAVQAGCANLGRHIENLKSFGVPVIVAINHFITDTEEEVAAVKAYVASQGSEAVLCRHWAQGSAGIIDLATRVAEIADKDVANFAPIYPDTMPLFDKMQTIAQKIYRADDVIADDKIRAQLAQWEDQGYGHLPVCMAKTQYSFTTDPDRRGAPTGFTIPLREVRLSAGAGFIVAICGEIMTMPGLPRVPSAETIMLNEDGQIEGLF from the coding sequence ATGGCCGTCAAATCCGATATCGAGATCGCCCGCGCCGCCCACAAGCGCCCCATTCAGGAGATCGGTGCCAAGCTGGGCATCCAGAGTGACGATCTGGTCCCTTACGGCCATGACAAGGCCAAGGTCAGCCAGCAGCTGATCGATGCCGTGCAGGACCGCCCCGATGGCAAGCTGATCCTGGTGACCGCGATCAACCCGACACCTGCGGGTGAGGGCAAGACAACCACGACTGTGGGTCTTGGTGACGGGCTGAATGCGATCGGCAAAAAGGCGATGGTCTGTATCCGCGAAGCCTCGCTCGGCCCCTGTTTCGGGATGAAGGGCGGCGCGGCGGGGGGCGGCTATGCGCAGGTGGTCCCGATGGAGGATATGAACCTGCATTTTACGGGTGATTTCCATGCGATCACATCAGCCCATAACCTGCTGGCGGCGATGATCGACAACCACATCTATTGGGGCAATGCGCTGGATATCGATATCCGCCGCATCGTCTGGCGCCGCGTCATGGATATGAACGACCGGGCCCTGCGCCAGATCACGGCATCTTTGGGCGGTGTTGCCAATGGATATCCGCGCGAGGCCGGGTTTGATATCACCGTCGCGTCCGAGGTGATGGCGATCCTTTGTCTGGCGCGCAATCTGGCCGATCTGCAAAAGCGGTTGGGCGATATCATCGTCGCCTATCGCCGCGACAAGACGCCCGTTTACTGCCGCGATCTCAAGGCGGATGGCGCGATGACGGTATTGCTGAAAGATGCGCTGCAACCCAATCTTGTGCAGACGCTGGAAAACAACCCCGCCTTTGTGCATGGCGGTCCTTTTGCCAATATCGCGCATGGCTGCAATTCGGTGACAGCCACGACCACCGCGCTGAAACTGGCCGATTATGTCGTGACCGAGGCCGGTTTCGGGGCCGATCTGGGTGCGGAAAAGTTCATGAATATCAAATGTCGCAAGGCCGGGATCGCCCCCGCCTGCGTTGTCGTGGTTGCGACCGTGCGTGCGATGAAGATGAATGGCGGCGTCGCCAAGGCCGATCTAGGGCTGGAGAATGTCGCCGCCGTGCAGGCGGGCTGCGCCAATCTGGGCCGCCATATCGAGAACCTCAAATCCTTCGGCGTGCCGGTTATCGTCGCGATCAACCATTTCATCACCGACACCGAGGAAGAGGTCGCGGCCGTCAAGGCCTATGTCGCGTCCCAAGGCTCTGAGGCGGTGCTGTGTAGACATTGGGCGCAGGGATCGGCGGGGATCATCGATCTGGCAACCCGGGTGGCCGAGATCGCCGATAAGGATGTGGCCAATTTCGCGCCGATCTATCCCGATACGATGCCCCTGTTCGACAAGATGCAGACCATCGCGCAAAAAATCTATCGCGCCGATGATGTGATTGCCGATGACAAGATCCGCGCCCAGCTGGCGCAATGGGAAGATCAGGGATATGGCCATCTGCCGGTCTGCATGGCCAAGACCCAATATAGTTTCACCACCGACCCCGACCGGCGCGGCGCGCCCACGGGATTCACCATTCCGCTGCGCGAGGTCCGCCTAAGCGCGGGTGCCGGTTTCATCGTCGCCATCTGCGGCGAGATCATGACCATGCCGGGCCTGCCGCGCGTGCCTTCGGCGGAAACCATCATGCTGAACGAGGATGGCCAGATCGAAGGCCTGTTCTAG
- the folD gene encoding bifunctional methylenetetrahydrofolate dehydrogenase/methenyltetrahydrofolate cyclohydrolase FolD: protein MKAHVLDGKAFAAKLRVTIAGHVAALHQAQGIVPGLAVVLVGEDPASQVYVRSKGKMTREVGMQSFEHRLPDTTSEADLLALIAQLNADPAVHGILVQLPLPGHLNSDLVINSIDPAKDVDGFHISNVGLLGTGQKAMVPCTPLGCLMLLRDHHGSLAGKHAVVIGRSNIVGKPMAQLLLGDSCTVTIAHSRTADLAAMVRQADIVVAAVGRAQMVPGDWIKPGATVVDVGINRIATDDGGTRLVGDVDYDSCAAVAGAIAPVPGGVGPMTIACLLANTVTACCRANGLAEPAGLTV from the coding sequence ATGAAAGCTCATGTTCTGGACGGCAAGGCCTTTGCGGCCAAGCTTCGGGTCACCATCGCAGGCCATGTGGCGGCCTTGCATCAAGCGCAGGGTATCGTGCCGGGCCTGGCCGTTGTGTTGGTGGGCGAGGACCCTGCAAGCCAGGTTTACGTCCGCAGCAAAGGCAAGATGACGCGCGAGGTGGGGATGCAGAGTTTCGAGCATCGCCTGCCCGATACCACGTCAGAGGCCGATCTTCTGGCGCTGATCGCGCAGTTGAACGCCGATCCGGCGGTGCATGGCATTCTGGTGCAGCTGCCGCTGCCCGGCCATCTGAACAGTGATCTGGTGATCAACAGCATTGATCCGGCCAAGGATGTGGACGGGTTTCATATCTCGAATGTCGGGCTGTTGGGGACCGGGCAAAAGGCCATGGTGCCTTGCACGCCTTTGGGCTGCCTGATGCTGCTGCGTGATCACCACGGGTCTTTGGCAGGTAAACATGCGGTGGTGATCGGGCGGTCCAATATCGTTGGCAAGCCGATGGCGCAATTGCTGCTGGGCGACAGCTGCACTGTCACTATCGCGCATAGCCGCACGGCCGATCTGGCTGCCATGGTCCGGCAGGCCGATATCGTCGTGGCCGCCGTGGGCCGCGCGCAAATGGTGCCGGGCGATTGGATCAAGCCCGGCGCGACGGTGGTCGACGTGGGCATCAACCGGATTGCCACGGATGATGGCGGCACGCGGCTGGTCGGCGATGTGGATTACGATTCCTGCGCCGCCGTTGCGGGCGCGATCGCGCCGGTGCCGGGTGGCGTAGGTCCGATGACGATTGCCTGTCTTTTGGCCAATACCGTGACGGCCTGTTGCCGTGCCAATGGGCTGGCAGAGCCTGCGGGGCTGACGGTCTGA